Proteins encoded in a region of the Onthophagus taurus isolate NC chromosome 10, IU_Otau_3.0, whole genome shotgun sequence genome:
- the LOC111428230 gene encoding RNA polymerase-associated protein LEO1-like, protein MVSKFTLLVLIVTLISLATTFPVENKDQNNKKEVEEKDQEKKQEDKPKVQQKSYKYSYYREYGDPDEGDKNDKGFMRKTDEGGSKGYKHFDSFEKKGGDKYEFHDHKEFREVKDDEQDSDKEEEQKGDGDNMEVAESKNYLSFAHDWDDDHAIPHFDIDWEHFFDHHDHGDVSHDHEAHPDHDEHTHDVIEHDDVPKHDAADHDHQIPHFDIDWDHFFDHDQGEIPKDHESPTDHINYSDHDDHSAHDVPPQDNQDNNNTKKDEEDHHDIEFDSDPTFDHIPEDDPTQDHDHDHH, encoded by the exons ATGGTCTCTAAATTCACGTTATTAGTATTGATCGTTACTTTAATAAGTTTAGCGACTACTTTTCCTGTTGAAAACAAAgatcaaaataataagaaagaggTGGAAGAAAAAGATCAAGAGAAAAAGCAAGAAGATAAACCAAAAGTGCAACAAAAATCAT atAAATACTCATATTATCGCGAATATGGAGATCCTGATGAAGGTGATAAAAACGATAAAGGATTTATGAGAAAAACTGATGAAGGAGGAAGTAAAGGATACAAACACTTTGATAGCTTTGAGAAGAAAGGTGGTGATAAATATGAATTTCATGACCACAAAGAATTTAGAGAAGTAAAAGATGATGAACAAGACTCTGATAAAGAGGAAGAGCAAAAAGGTG atggGGATAACATGGAAGTAGCAGAAAGTAAAAACTACCTTAGTTTTGCACACGACTGGGATGA tgACCACGCAATACCACATTTTGATATTGATTGGGAACATTTCTTCGATCATCACGACCATGGAGATGTTAGTCACGATCATGAAGCTCATCCAGATCATGATGAACATACACATGATGTTATAGAACATGATGATGTCCCAAAACACGATGCTGCAGATCACGATCATCAAATACCACATTTTGATATTGATTGGGATCACTTTTTTGATCATGATCAAGGAGAAATTCCTAAAGATCATGAATCTCCTACAGATCATATTAATTATTCAGATCATGATGATCATTCGGCTCATGATGTTCCTCCACAAGATAATCAAGACaataacaatacaaaaaaagatgAGGAAGATCATCACGATATTGAATTTGATTCCGATCCAACATTTGATCATATACCCGAAGATGATCCAACTCAAGATCATGACCACGACCATCattag
- the LOC111428469 gene encoding protein Malvolio-like produces MPGSDIKKVEVEDDEYETYFTRQRVVIPDDDKPGFSFRKLWAFSGPGLLMSIAYLDPGNIESDLQSGTIAGYKLLWVLLSATVLGLVAQTLATRLGVTTGLHLAEMCHRQYKKFPRLLVWIMVEIAVIGSDMQEVIGTGIAIYLLSNKVIPLWAGCIITIIDTFTFLFLDKYGLRKLELFFAFLISVMGITFGYEYIVAAPSQGSVVQGMFFPWCKDCNSDALLQAVGIVGAVIMPHNLYLHSALVKSREVDRKKPEKIKEANFYYLIESSIALLISFVINVFVVSVFAYGLHHKTNTEMLDSCEINGIDAFDVFPNNTEYVNADLYKGGIFLGCTFGSAALYIWAVGILAAGQSSTMTGTYAGQFAMEGFLNLKWARWKRVLFTRTIAIIPTFFTAFFSTIEDLTDMNDILNAVMSLQLPFAVIPTIAFTSNPKIMGKFTNGIVLKIVAFLLSAAVISINIYFVYSTVEEMDLNAGALSGVLIVAVLYVMLVIYLIIHLTASININTIGQKPFIKKYFLVDSDHNLELKI; encoded by the exons ATGCCCGGAagtgatattaaaaaagttgaaGTCGAAGACGATGAatatgaaacttattttaccCGACAAAGGGTTGTTATTCCAGATGACGATAAG cCCGGATTTAGTTTTCGAAAACTTTGGGCATTCTCCGGTCCCGGATTATTGATGTCTATCGCTTATTTGGACCCCGGAAATATCGAAAGTGATCTTCAATCGGGAACTATCGCgggatataaattattatgggTACTTTTAAGCGCAACCGTTTTAGGATTGGTGGCTCAAACTTTAGCAACAAGATTAG GTGTTACAACGGGGTTACATTTAGCTGAGATGTGTCATCgtcaatacaaaaaatttccgCGGCTTTTAGTGTGGATAATGGTTGAAATCGCTGTAATCGGTTCTGATATGCAAGAAGTCATTGGAACTGGAATTGCgatttatttactttcaaataaagt aattcCTTTATGGGCTGGTTGTATAATAACAATCATAGACACCTTCACATTCTTATTCTTAGACAAATACGGGCTTAGAAAATTAGAACTTTTCTTTGCATTTTTAATATCAGTAATGGGAATAACTTTTGGTTATGAATACATCGTAGCTGCACCAAGTCAAGGATCAGTTGTACAAGGAATGTTCTTTCCTTGGTGTAAAGATTGCAATTCCGACGCTCTTTTGCAAGCCGTTGGAATAGTAGGGGCTGTAATTATGCCTCACAATTTGTATTTGCACTCAGCTTTAGTGAAATCGAGGGAAGTCGACAGAAAGAAGccggaaaaaattaaagaggctaatttttattatttaattgaaaGTAGTATTGCTTTATTGATCAGTTTTGTTATCAACGTTTTTGTGGTTTCCGTTTTTGCTTACGGACTTCATCACAAAACTAATACAGAAATg TTGGATAGTTGCGAAATAAATGGTATTGATGCTTTCGATGTTTTTCCG AATAACACTGAATATGTAAACGCCGATCTTTATAAAGGTGGAATTTTCTTGGGGTGTACTTTCGGTTCGGCCGCTCTTTACATTTGGGCCGTTGGGATTTTAGCAGCTGGTCAAAGTTCAACTATGACGGGAACATATGCCGGACAATTCGCTATGGAAggtttcttaaatttaaaatgggCCAGATGGAAGAGAGTGTTGTTCACTAGAACTATAGCTATTATTCCAACGTTCTTTACTGCTTTCTTTAGCACCATCGAGGATTTAACGGATATGAATGATATATTAAATGCCGTTATGAGTTTGCAATTACCATTCGCTGTTATTCCTACGATAGCTTTTACGAGTAATCCCAAAATTATGGGCAAATTCACCAATGGAAT agttttaaaaatcgttgCGTTCTTATTATCAGCCGCTGTAATTTCGattaacatttatttcgtttattcAACTGTGGAAGAAATGGACCTTAACGCTGGAGCATTATCAGGCGTGCTTATAGTAGCTGTTTTATACGTAATGTTagttatatatttaataattcatttaacaGCATCGATAAATATAAACACAATCGGCCAAAAAcccttcataaaaaaatatttcttagttGATAGCGATCATAACTTGGAATTAaagatataa